The Candidatus Koribacter versatilis Ellin345 genome has a segment encoding these proteins:
- the der gene encoding ribosome biogenesis GTPase Der produces MARKKKETVTLPLVGMIAIVGRPNVGKSTLFNRLVGQRRAIVGDEPGITRDRLYGYSEWAGKRLRVVDTGGIVPDDEALIPAEIFRQAKVALEEADVIVMVVDARTELASPDIDLARLLQRTGKPLILAVNKIDDPKLESYVEDFRRLGIRTMVPISAEHSTGVAELLEEILERIPEKAAGDKTVEDKNAGARPALRNAKTAAEPADTFDDQPSVDLDSEIDDAPHEGAEQPDSELTPEIKIAIIGRPNVGKSTMLNRLTGTARAIVSPIAGTTRDAVDEVVERDGQIFRFIDTAGIRRKGKTRLMAEKLSVVMARKHLEAADLALVLIDATEGVTAIDATIAGYAHEAGRSVIVVINKWDLVTINRADGKPAAKVDIFEEQVRRHLKFLNYAPIVFASAETGYGSGKIYEAIELVARERRKRIATGEMNRFLKHVDFERAGVPYSQRVRILYMTQAAVSPPTFILFTDRATPLHFSYRRFLENQIRDAFQFVGTPIWIKSRARNANKDEE; encoded by the coding sequence TTGGCACGTAAGAAGAAAGAAACCGTAACCCTCCCGCTGGTCGGCATGATCGCCATCGTGGGCCGCCCCAACGTCGGCAAGTCCACGCTCTTTAACCGGCTCGTGGGTCAGCGGCGCGCCATCGTCGGCGACGAACCCGGCATCACGCGCGACCGCCTCTACGGCTACTCCGAGTGGGCCGGCAAGCGTCTGCGCGTGGTCGACACCGGTGGCATCGTCCCCGACGACGAAGCCCTCATCCCCGCGGAAATCTTTCGCCAGGCCAAGGTCGCGCTCGAAGAAGCCGACGTCATCGTGATGGTGGTTGACGCTCGCACCGAGCTTGCATCGCCCGACATCGATCTCGCGCGCCTGCTGCAACGCACTGGCAAGCCGCTCATCCTCGCGGTCAACAAAATCGACGACCCGAAACTTGAGTCCTATGTGGAAGACTTCCGCCGCCTCGGCATCCGCACCATGGTTCCCATCTCCGCCGAACATTCGACGGGTGTTGCGGAATTGTTGGAAGAGATTCTCGAGCGCATCCCCGAAAAAGCTGCGGGCGACAAAACTGTGGAGGACAAAAACGCGGGCGCCCGACCCGCGCTGAGGAACGCCAAGACGGCAGCCGAACCCGCCGACACCTTCGACGATCAGCCCTCGGTCGATCTCGATTCTGAAATTGACGACGCACCGCACGAAGGCGCCGAGCAACCAGACTCCGAACTAACGCCGGAAATCAAAATCGCGATCATCGGCCGCCCCAATGTTGGCAAATCCACCATGCTCAATCGTCTCACCGGCACCGCGCGCGCCATCGTCTCGCCCATCGCCGGCACCACCCGCGACGCCGTGGATGAAGTCGTCGAGCGCGACGGCCAGATCTTCCGTTTCATTGATACCGCAGGCATCCGCCGCAAAGGCAAAACGCGTTTGATGGCGGAAAAGCTCAGCGTGGTCATGGCGCGTAAGCACCTCGAAGCCGCCGACCTCGCGCTCGTCCTCATCGACGCTACCGAAGGCGTCACCGCCATCGACGCGACCATCGCCGGCTACGCCCACGAGGCCGGCCGCAGCGTTATCGTCGTCATCAACAAGTGGGATTTGGTCACCATCAACCGCGCCGACGGCAAGCCCGCCGCGAAGGTGGACATTTTCGAAGAGCAGGTGCGCCGCCACCTCAAGTTCCTCAACTACGCGCCCATCGTTTTCGCGAGTGCGGAGACGGGCTATGGTTCCGGGAAGATCTACGAGGCCATCGAGCTGGTTGCGCGCGAACGTCGCAAACGTATCGCAACCGGCGAGATGAACCGCTTCCTCAAACACGTGGATTTCGAGCGCGCCGGCGTACCGTATTCGCAGCGCGTCCGCATCCTCTACATGACGCAGGCTGCCGTCTCACCGCCCACGTTCATCCTCTTTACCGACCGCGCCACGCCGCTACATTTTTCGTACCGGCGCTTCCTCGAGAACCAGATTCGCGACGCGTTCCAATTCGTCGGCACTCCAATCTGGATTAAATCGCGCGCGAGAAACGCCAACAAGGACGAGGAGTAG